The Setaria italica strain Yugu1 chromosome IX, Setaria_italica_v2.0, whole genome shotgun sequence genome has a window encoding:
- the LOC101777846 gene encoding metacaspase-1 isoform X2, giving the protein MSHFGGHFGGRPHGAATTTVRCKYCRASLTAIPGERAIQCAHCNCVTRIRRADRIPLPVMGPMTAPFQRARGKKRAVLVGITYAGMRRGCGELRGPINDVKCMRNLLCQRFGFPSECVIMLTDDQRDPFRLPTKDNIRMAMHWLVQGCSYGDSLVFHFSGLGAQVADDDGDEVDGYDEALCPMDAFQKGPILDDEINEVMVRPLVHGARLHAVVDACYSATVLDLPFLCRVARNGYWQWEDHRPPSGAWKGTSGGQAVLFSGYSDGKSNFAVMPDAYASVGAMTHSFIRAVECEPRGVTYGRLLSSMRTIMKNGGGGGFGDLQGPIGAPIHQQHQVANFSGVQEPNLSSSEMFDIHRKPFVM; this is encoded by the exons ATGAGTCACTTCGGTGGTCACTTCGGCGGGAGGCCCCAtggggcggcgacgacgacggtgcgGTGCAAGTACTGCCGGGCGTCGCTCACGGCGATCCCCGGCGAGCGCGCCATCCAGTGCGCGCACTGCAACTGCGTGACGCGCATCCGGCGCGCCGACCGGATCCCGCTGCCTGTCATGGGGCCCATGACGGCGCCGTTCCAGCGCGCCCGCGGCAAGAAGCGCGCCGTCCTGGTCGGCATCACCTACGCCGGCATGCGCCGCGGCTGCGGCGAGCTGAGGGGCCCCATCAACGACGTCAAGTGCATGCGGAACCTCCTCTGCCAGCGTTTCGGCTTCCCCAGCGAGTGCGTCATCATGCTCACCG ATGACCAGAGGGACCCGTTCCGGCTGCCGACCAAGGACAACATCCGGATGGCGATGCACTGGCTGGTGCAGGGGTGCAGCTACGGCGACTCCCTGGTGTTCCACTTCTCCGGCCTCGGCGCGCAGgtggccgacgacgacggcgacgaggtggaCGGCTACGACGAGGCGCTCTGCCCGATGGACGCGTTCCAGAAGGGCCCGATCCTGGACGACGAGATCAACGAGGTCATGGTGCGCCCGCTCGTGCACGGCGCCAGGCTTCACGCCGTCGTCGACGCCTGCTACAGCGCCACCGTCCTCGACCTCCCCTTCCTCTGCCGCGTCGCCAGGAACGGCTACTGGCAGTGGGAGGACCACCGCCCCCCGTCGGGCGCCTGGAAGGGCACCAGCGGCGGCCAGGCCGTGCTCTTCAGCGGCTACAGCGACGGCAAGAGCAACTTCGCCGTG ATGCCGGACGCCTACGCATCGGTGGGGGCCATGACGCACAGCTTCATCCGGGCGGTGGAGTGCGAGCCGCGCGGGGTCACCTACGGCCGCCTGCTCAGCTCCATGAGGACCATCATgaagaacggcggcggcgggggcttcGGCGACCTGCAGGGGCCCATCGGCGCGCCCATCCACCAGCAGCACCAGGTCGCCAACTTCAGTGGCGTCCAG GAGCCGAACCTGTCGTCTTCGGAGATGTTCGACATCCACCGCAAGCCCTTCGTCATGTAA
- the LOC101777846 gene encoding metacaspase-1 isoform X1, whose protein sequence is MSHFGGHFGGRPHGAATTTVRCKYCRASLTAIPGERAIQCAHCNCVTRIRRADRIPLPVMGPMTAPFQRARGKKRAVLVGITYAGMRRGCGELRGPINDVKCMRNLLCQRFGFPSECVIMLTDDQRDPFRLPTKDNIRMAMHWLVQGCSYGDSLVFHFSGLGAQVADDDGDEVDGYDEALCPMDAFQKGPILDDEINEVMVRPLVHGARLHAVVDACYSATVLDLPFLCRVARNGYWQWEDHRPPSGAWKGTSGGQAVLFSGYSDGKSNFAVMPDAYASVGAMTHSFIRAVECEPRGVTYGRLLSSMRTIMKNGGGGGFGDLQGPIGAPIHQQHQVANFSGVQNYYSLLSPPVMLQEPNLSSSEMFDIHRKPFVM, encoded by the exons ATGAGTCACTTCGGTGGTCACTTCGGCGGGAGGCCCCAtggggcggcgacgacgacggtgcgGTGCAAGTACTGCCGGGCGTCGCTCACGGCGATCCCCGGCGAGCGCGCCATCCAGTGCGCGCACTGCAACTGCGTGACGCGCATCCGGCGCGCCGACCGGATCCCGCTGCCTGTCATGGGGCCCATGACGGCGCCGTTCCAGCGCGCCCGCGGCAAGAAGCGCGCCGTCCTGGTCGGCATCACCTACGCCGGCATGCGCCGCGGCTGCGGCGAGCTGAGGGGCCCCATCAACGACGTCAAGTGCATGCGGAACCTCCTCTGCCAGCGTTTCGGCTTCCCCAGCGAGTGCGTCATCATGCTCACCG ATGACCAGAGGGACCCGTTCCGGCTGCCGACCAAGGACAACATCCGGATGGCGATGCACTGGCTGGTGCAGGGGTGCAGCTACGGCGACTCCCTGGTGTTCCACTTCTCCGGCCTCGGCGCGCAGgtggccgacgacgacggcgacgaggtggaCGGCTACGACGAGGCGCTCTGCCCGATGGACGCGTTCCAGAAGGGCCCGATCCTGGACGACGAGATCAACGAGGTCATGGTGCGCCCGCTCGTGCACGGCGCCAGGCTTCACGCCGTCGTCGACGCCTGCTACAGCGCCACCGTCCTCGACCTCCCCTTCCTCTGCCGCGTCGCCAGGAACGGCTACTGGCAGTGGGAGGACCACCGCCCCCCGTCGGGCGCCTGGAAGGGCACCAGCGGCGGCCAGGCCGTGCTCTTCAGCGGCTACAGCGACGGCAAGAGCAACTTCGCCGTG ATGCCGGACGCCTACGCATCGGTGGGGGCCATGACGCACAGCTTCATCCGGGCGGTGGAGTGCGAGCCGCGCGGGGTCACCTACGGCCGCCTGCTCAGCTCCATGAGGACCATCATgaagaacggcggcggcgggggcttcGGCGACCTGCAGGGGCCCATCGGCGCGCCCATCCACCAGCAGCACCAGGTCGCCAACTTCAGTGGCGTCCAG AATTATTATTCCCTTCTGTCGCCGCCGGTGATGTTGCAGGAGCCGAACCTGTCGTCTTCGGAGATGTTCGACATCCACCGCAAGCCCTTCGTCATGTAA